A window of the Ostrea edulis chromosome 1, xbOstEdul1.1, whole genome shotgun sequence genome harbors these coding sequences:
- the LOC125656963 gene encoding fatty acid-binding protein, brain-like isoform X2, with amino-acid sequence MALAEIENTIAGIWVLQKNENLDEYLKEIGVNFVLRKLAAAASSTMTISVEDDQVRIHTKGPKDSDHKFHLDTEVESNDPQDNPMKAVVKWTDKKLVTHSKPTEGSKAKETRVVREIVNGELIMALVTWKDGKLITEAKPTEGSNGKATRVEREVVDGELIMTIYVNNVVCRRIFKKK; translated from the exons ATGGCTCTGGCAGAAATCGAAAACACAATAGCAGGGATCTGGGTTTTACAGAAGAATGAGAATTTGGATGAATACTTGAAAGAAATCG GTGTAAACTTCGTGCTCCGGAAGTTGGCCGCCGCTGCCAGCAGCACTATGACGATATCGGTGGAAGATGACCAGGTGCGGATTCACACGAAAGGACCAAAAGACTCTGACCACAAATTTCATCTGGACACTGAAGTGGAGTCTAACGACCCTCAGGATAACCCTATGAAG GCTGTAGTCAAGTGGACTGACAAGAAATTAGTCACCCATTCCAAACCAACGGAGGGGTCAAAGGCCAAGGAGACACGAGTTGTGCGGGAGATTGTGAATGGCGAGCTGATCATG GCTTTGGTGACTTGGAAAGACGGGAAACTAATTACGGAGGCCAAACCGACCGAGGGGTCAAACGGCAAGGCCACCCGAGTGGAGAGAGAGGTGGTGGACGGGGAGCTAATTATG ACTATTTACGTGAACAATGTTGTATGCAGGCGGATTTTTAAGAAGAAATGA
- the LOC125656963 gene encoding fatty acid-binding protein, heart-like isoform X1, whose product MALAEIENTIAGIWVLQKNENLDEYLKEIGVNFVLRKLAAAASSTMTISVEDDQVRIHTKGPKDSDHKFHLDTEVESNDPQDNPMKALVTWKDGKLITEAKPTEGSNGKATRVEREVVDGELIMTIYVNNVVCRRIFKKK is encoded by the exons ATGGCTCTGGCAGAAATCGAAAACACAATAGCAGGGATCTGGGTTTTACAGAAGAATGAGAATTTGGATGAATACTTGAAAGAAATCG GTGTAAACTTCGTGCTCCGGAAGTTGGCCGCCGCTGCCAGCAGCACTATGACGATATCGGTGGAAGATGACCAGGTGCGGATTCACACGAAAGGACCAAAAGACTCTGACCACAAATTTCATCTGGACACTGAAGTGGAGTCTAACGACCCTCAGGATAACCCTATGAAG GCTTTGGTGACTTGGAAAGACGGGAAACTAATTACGGAGGCCAAACCGACCGAGGGGTCAAACGGCAAGGCCACCCGAGTGGAGAGAGAGGTGGTGGACGGGGAGCTAATTATG ACTATTTACGTGAACAATGTTGTATGCAGGCGGATTTTTAAGAAGAAATGA